Proteins encoded in a region of the Flavobacterium sp. PMTSA4 genome:
- the rplE gene encoding 50S ribosomal protein L5 produces MAYTPRLKQEYKDRVIAALKEEFGYKNVMQVPKLEKIVLSRGVGAAVSDKKLVDYAVDELTKVTGQKAVATISKKDVASFKLRKGMPIGAKVTLRGERMYEFLDRLITSSLPRVRDFNGIKATGFDGRGNYNLGVTEQIIFPEIDIDKVNKISGLDITFVTTAATDQEAKSLLAELGLPFKKN; encoded by the coding sequence TAATCGCTGCTCTTAAAGAAGAATTCGGTTATAAAAACGTTATGCAAGTTCCTAAATTGGAAAAAATCGTTTTAAGCCGTGGAGTTGGGGCTGCAGTTTCTGATAAAAAATTAGTAGACTATGCAGTTGATGAACTAACAAAAGTAACTGGTCAAAAAGCAGTAGCAACAATTTCTAAAAAAGACGTTGCTTCTTTCAAATTGAGAAAAGGAATGCCAATTGGAGCTAAAGTTACTTTACGTGGTGAAAGAATGTATGAGTTTTTAGATAGACTTATAACATCTTCATTACCACGTGTTAGAGATTTTAATGGTATCAAAGCTACAGGTTTTGACGGAAGAGGAAACTATAACCTTGGAGTTACTGAACAAATCATTTTCCCAGAAATTGATATTGACAAAGTAAATAAAATTTCAGGTTTAGATATTACATTCGTTACTACTGCTGCTACTGATCAAGAAGCAAAATCATTATTAGCTGAATTAGGTTTACCTTTTAAAAAGAATTAA
- the rpsN gene encoding 30S ribosomal protein S14: MAKESMKAREVKRAKTVAKYAEKRKALLEAGDYEGLQKLPKNASPVRMHNRCKLTGRPRGYMRQFGISRVTFREMANQGLIPGVKKASW, from the coding sequence ATGGCAAAAGAATCAATGAAAGCCCGTGAGGTTAAAAGAGCAAAAACAGTTGCTAAGTATGCTGAAAAAAGAAAAGCTTTATTAGAAGCTGGAGATTATGAAGGCTTACAAAAGTTACCTAAAAATGCTTCACCAGTTCGTATGCACAATCGTTGTAAATTAACAGGTAGACCAAGAGGTTATATGCGTCAATTTGGTATTTCACGTGTTACATTCCGTGAAATGGCAAATCAAGGATTAATTCCAGGAGTTAAAAAAGCTTCTTGGTAA
- the rpsH gene encoding 30S ribosomal protein S8, with translation MYTDPIADYLTRVRNAVMANHKVVEIPASNMKKEITKILFDQGYILSYKFEDTTVQGTIKIALKYDKETKEPVIKDIQRISKPGLRKYAGADKLPRILNGLGIAIVSTSKGLMTGKQAKQLHVGGEVICYVY, from the coding sequence ATGTATACAGATCCAATTGCAGATTATCTTACGAGAGTTAGAAATGCAGTGATGGCAAACCACAAAGTGGTTGAGATTCCAGCATCTAACATGAAGAAAGAAATCACTAAGATTTTATTCGATCAAGGATATATCTTAAGTTACAAATTTGAAGATACTACTGTTCAAGGTACTATCAAAATTGCTCTAAAGTATGATAAAGAAACTAAAGAGCCAGTAATTAAGGATATCCAAAGAATTAGTAAACCAGGTTTACGTAAATATGCAGGCGCTGATAAGTTGCCTAGAATCCTTAATGGATTAGGAATTGCTATTGTTTCAACATCAAAAGGTTTGATGACTGGAAAACAAGCTAAACAATTACATGTTGGTGGAGAAGTAATCTGTTACGTATACTAA
- the rplF gene encoding 50S ribosomal protein L6: MSRIGKNPISIPAGVTVEINESVVSVKGKLGQLTQEFADVTVKIEDNQVIVERSSDQKDQRSKHGLYRSLINNMIVGVSEGFTKELELVGVGYRASNQGQKLDLALGFSHNIVLEVAPEVKLETVSEKGKNPIVKLTSHDKQLIGQIAAKIRGFRKPEPYKGKGVKFVGEVLRRKAGKSA, from the coding sequence ATGTCAAGAATAGGTAAAAATCCAATTTCAATTCCAGCAGGTGTAACTGTTGAAATAAATGAGTCTGTAGTTTCTGTAAAAGGAAAATTAGGTCAGTTAACGCAAGAGTTTGCTGATGTAACAGTAAAAATAGAAGATAATCAAGTAATTGTAGAAAGATCATCTGATCAAAAAGATCAAAGATCTAAACACGGACTTTACAGATCATTAATCAACAATATGATTGTTGGTGTTTCTGAAGGTTTTACAAAAGAACTTGAATTGGTTGGAGTAGGTTACAGAGCTTCAAATCAAGGACAAAAATTAGATTTAGCATTAGGTTTTTCTCATAATATTGTTTTAGAAGTTGCTCCAGAAGTAAAATTAGAAACAGTTTCTGAAAAAGGAAAAAACCCAATCGTTAAATTAACATCACACGATAAACAATTAATCGGACAAATCGCTGCAAAAATCAGAGGTTTCCGTAAACCAGAACCTTACAAAGGAAAAGGTGTTAAATTCGTAGGTGAAGTATTAAGAAGAAAAGCAGGTAAATCAGCGTAA
- the rplR gene encoding 50S ribosomal protein L18 — protein MSLTKTERRQRIKFRIRKIVSGTAAKPRLTVFRSNKEIYAQVIDDVNGVTLLAASSRDKDVDSKGTNVEVAAAVGKAIAEKALKAGIDTITFDRGGYLYHGRIKSLAEGARAAGLKF, from the coding sequence ATGTCATTAACAAAAACTGAAAGAAGACAAAGAATTAAATTCAGAATCAGAAAGATTGTTAGCGGTACTGCTGCTAAGCCAAGATTAACTGTATTCAGAAGTAATAAAGAAATCTATGCTCAAGTCATAGATGACGTAAATGGTGTAACATTATTAGCAGCTTCATCTAGAGACAAAGATGTTGATAGTAAAGGGACAAATGTAGAAGTTGCTGCAGCTGTAGGTAAAGCAATTGCCGAAAAAGCATTAAAAGCAGGAATCGACACTATAACTTTCGATCGTGGAGGTTATTTATATCATGGACGTATTAAATCACTAGCAGAAGGCGCAAGAGCTGCTGGTCTTAAATTCTAA
- the rpsE gene encoding 30S ribosomal protein S5, translated as MYNKYKNVELVKPSGLELKDRLVSVNRVTKVTKGGRAFGFSAIVVVGDENGVVGHGLGKSKDVSEAIAKAVEDAKKNLVRIPLSGQSVPHEQKGKFGGAAVYLMPASHGTGVIAGGAVRSVLESVGIHDVLSKSQGSSNPHNVVKATFDALLQMRSAYTVAKQRGISLEKVFKG; from the coding sequence ATGTATAATAAATACAAAAACGTAGAGTTAGTAAAACCTAGTGGTCTTGAATTAAAAGATCGTCTGGTTAGTGTAAATCGTGTTACCAAAGTAACAAAAGGAGGAAGAGCTTTTGGTTTTTCTGCTATTGTTGTAGTAGGTGATGAAAACGGAGTTGTTGGACACGGATTAGGAAAATCAAAAGATGTTTCTGAAGCTATTGCAAAAGCAGTAGAAGATGCAAAGAAAAATTTGGTTAGAATCCCTTTAAGTGGTCAATCTGTTCCTCACGAACAAAAAGGAAAATTTGGTGGAGCAGCAGTATATTTAATGCCTGCATCTCATGGTACAGGAGTAATTGCTGGTGGTGCTGTTCGTTCAGTATTGGAATCAGTAGGTATTCATGATGTATTATCTAAATCTCAAGGTTCATCAAATCCTCACAATGTTGTAAAAGCTACTTTTGATGCTTTACTACAAATGAGAAGTGCTTATACTGTTGCAAAACAAAGAGGTATTTCTTTAGAAAAAGTATTTAAAGGTTAA
- the rpmD gene encoding 50S ribosomal protein L30, with protein MAKILVKQVRSQINCPLTQKKTLVALGLKRLGQSVEHDANPAILGMVNKVKHLVSVEETK; from the coding sequence ATGGCAAAGATATTAGTAAAACAAGTAAGAAGTCAGATTAATTGTCCATTGACACAAAAGAAAACTCTTGTGGCTTTAGGTTTAAAAAGACTAGGACAATCTGTTGAGCACGATGCAAATCCTGCTATCCTTGGAATGGTAAATAAAGTTAAACACTTAGTTTCTGTAGAAGAAACTAAATAA
- the rplO gene encoding 50S ribosomal protein L15 encodes MNLSNLQPAEGSTHNQNKRVGRGEGSGKGGTSARGHKGAKSRSGYSKKIGFEGGQMPLQRRVPKFGFKNINRVDYQGVNLDTLQLLVDNGIVTDTVDFAVLVENRLATKNEVVKILGRGELKAKLKVTAHKFTATAKAAIEAAGGEAVTL; translated from the coding sequence ATGAATTTAAGTAACTTGCAACCAGCTGAAGGTTCAACGCACAATCAAAATAAAAGAGTAGGTAGAGGAGAAGGTTCTGGAAAAGGTGGTACTTCTGCAAGAGGTCACAAAGGAGCTAAATCTCGTTCTGGATATTCTAAGAAAATTGGTTTTGAAGGAGGTCAAATGCCACTTCAAAGACGTGTTCCTAAGTTTGGTTTTAAAAACATCAACCGTGTAGATTACCAAGGTGTAAATCTTGATACACTACAATTATTAGTTGATAATGGAATTGTTACTGATACTGTAGATTTTGCAGTTTTAGTTGAGAATAGATTAGCTACTAAAAATGAAGTTGTAAAAATATTAGGAAGAGGAGAATTAAAAGCTAAATTAAAAGTAACTGCTCATAAATTTACTGCTACTGCTAAAGCTGCTATCGAAGCTGCTGGTGGTGAAGCTGTAACATTATAA
- the secY gene encoding preprotein translocase subunit SecY, which yields MKNFFESLRNVWKIEELKNRILITLGLLLVYRFGAHVTLPGIDATHLSNLAGQTEKGIGSILDMFTGGAFSKASVFALGIMPYISASIVVQLMGIAIPYLQKLQKDGESGRKKLNQITRWLTIAITLVQGPGYIYNLYRTLPSNAFLLGFDSFAFLFSSVLILTTGTIFAMWLGEKITDKGIGNGISLLIMIGIIARLPQALIQEFTSKVTNNNGGPMILVLEIIVWLLVIVACVLLVMAVRKIPVQYARRTTSGDYEQDLAGGNRQWIPLKLNAAGVMPIIFAQAIMFIPAALAGLSKSDASQSIAGAFSNMFGFWYNLVFALLILIFTYFYTAITVPTNKMADDLKRSGGFIPGIKPGVETADFLDRIMSLITFPGALFLALLAVFPALVVGLDVQQSWAMFYGGTSLIIMVGVAIDTIQQVNSYLLNKHYDGLMKSGKNRKAVA from the coding sequence ATGAAGAATTTTTTTGAATCATTACGTAATGTTTGGAAAATTGAGGAACTAAAAAATAGAATCTTAATTACATTAGGATTATTATTAGTTTATCGTTTCGGAGCGCATGTAACTTTACCTGGTATTGATGCTACTCATTTGAGTAATCTTGCTGGTCAAACAGAAAAAGGGATTGGTTCAATCCTAGATATGTTTACCGGTGGAGCATTTTCAAAAGCATCAGTATTTGCATTAGGTATCATGCCATACATTTCTGCTTCAATTGTTGTTCAATTAATGGGTATTGCTATTCCATATCTACAAAAACTTCAAAAAGATGGAGAAAGTGGAAGAAAGAAATTAAATCAAATCACTCGTTGGTTAACCATTGCAATTACTTTAGTTCAAGGTCCAGGTTATATTTATAACTTGTACAGAACTTTACCAAGTAATGCATTCCTTTTAGGATTTGATTCGTTTGCTTTCTTATTTTCTTCAGTTTTAATTTTGACTACAGGTACAATTTTTGCTATGTGGTTAGGAGAAAAAATTACTGATAAAGGTATCGGAAACGGAATATCATTATTAATTATGATCGGAATTATTGCAAGATTACCTCAAGCTTTAATTCAAGAGTTTACTTCAAAAGTTACAAATAATAATGGTGGACCAATGATTTTGGTTCTAGAAATAATCGTTTGGTTATTGGTTATTGTAGCTTGTGTATTATTAGTAATGGCAGTTAGAAAAATCCCTGTTCAATATGCTAGAAGAACAACATCTGGTGATTATGAACAAGATTTAGCTGGTGGTAACAGACAATGGATTCCATTAAAGTTGAATGCAGCAGGTGTAATGCCAATCATTTTTGCTCAAGCAATTATGTTCATTCCTGCAGCTTTAGCTGGGCTTTCAAAATCTGATGCATCACAATCTATTGCCGGAGCTTTTAGTAATATGTTTGGTTTTTGGTATAATTTAGTATTTGCTTTATTGATATTAATATTCACTTATTTCTATACTGCAATTACAGTACCTACAAATAAAATGGCAGATGATTTAAAAAGAAGTGGTGGATTTATTCCAGGAATTAAACCTGGTGTTGAAACAGCAGACTTTTTAGATAGAATTATGTCATTAATTACATTCCCAGGTGCATTATTTCTAGCATTATTAGCTGTGTTCCCAGCTTTAGTAGTAGGATTAGATGTTCAACAATCTTGGGCAATGTTCTATGGTGGTACATCATTGATCATCATGGTTGGAGTTGCAATAGACACTATTCAACAAGTAAATTCATACTTATTGAATAAACATTATGATGGTTTAATGAAAAGTGGTAAAAATAGAAAAGCAGTAGCTTAA
- the infA gene encoding translation initiation factor IF-1: MAKQSAIEQDGTIVEALSNAMFRVELENGHVVIAHISGKMRMHYIKLLPGDKVKLEMSPYDLSKARITYRY; the protein is encoded by the coding sequence ATGGCAAAACAATCAGCAATAGAACAAGACGGAACCATAGTAGAAGCATTATCTAATGCTATGTTTCGTGTAGAATTAGAAAACGGACATGTTGTAATTGCTCATATTTCTGGAAAAATGCGTATGCATTATATCAAATTATTACCTGGTGATAAAGTGAAATTAGAAATGAGTCCTTATGATTTGTCAAAAGCAAGAATCACTTATAGATACTAA
- the ykgO gene encoding type B 50S ribosomal protein L36 — protein MKVRASVKKRSAECIIVRRKGRLYVINKKNPRFKQRQG, from the coding sequence ATGAAAGTAAGAGCATCAGTAAAAAAACGTAGTGCAGAGTGCATTATCGTTAGAAGAAAAGGTAGATTATACGTAATCAACAAAAAGAATCCTAGATTTAAACAAAGACAAGGATAA
- the rpsM gene encoding 30S ribosomal protein S13, translated as MARIAGVDIPKNKRGVIALTYIFGIGKSRAIEILEKAQVSQDKKVQDWNDDEIGAIRDAVSYYKIEGELRSEVSLHIKRLMDIGCYRGIRHRSGLPLRGQRTKNNSRTRKGKRKTVANKKKATK; from the coding sequence ATGGCAAGAATCGCAGGGGTAGATATACCTAAAAACAAAAGAGGAGTTATCGCTTTAACCTATATTTTTGGTATAGGAAAAAGTAGAGCTATTGAGATTTTAGAGAAAGCTCAAGTAAGCCAAGATAAAAAAGTTCAAGATTGGAATGATGACGAAATCGGAGCAATTCGTGATGCGGTATCATACTATAAAATTGAAGGTGAACTTCGTTCAGAAGTTTCATTACACATCAAACGTTTAATGGACATTGGATGTTATAGAGGAATTCGTCATAGATCTGGACTTCCATTAAGAGGTCAAAGAACTAAAAATAACTCTAGAACAAGAAAAGGTAAAAGAAAAACTGTTGCTAACAAGAAAAAAGCAACTAAATAA
- the rpsK gene encoding 30S ribosomal protein S11, producing the protein MAKTTAKKRKVIVESTGEAHINATFNNIIISLTNKKGEVISWSSAGKMGFRGSKKNTPYAAQMAAEDCGKVALEAGLKKVKVYVKGPGNGRESAIRSIHNSGIEVTEIIDVTPMPHNGCRPPKRRRV; encoded by the coding sequence ATGGCTAAAACGACTGCAAAAAAACGTAAAGTTATCGTAGAATCTACGGGTGAAGCACATATTAATGCAACCTTTAACAACATCATTATTTCTTTAACTAATAAGAAAGGTGAAGTTATTTCTTGGTCATCTGCTGGTAAAATGGGCTTTAGAGGTTCTAAAAAGAATACTCCATATGCTGCTCAAATGGCGGCTGAAGATTGTGGAAAAGTTGCATTAGAAGCAGGATTAAAAAAAGTAAAAGTTTATGTAAAAGGTCCAGGTAACGGAAGAGAATCTGCTATCAGATCTATACATAACTCAGGAATTGAAGTAACAGAAATTATTGATGTAACTCCAATGCCACATAATGGTTGTCGTCCACCAAAAAGACGAAGAGTATAA
- the rpsD gene encoding 30S ribosomal protein S4, with protein sequence MARYTGPQTKIARKFGEAIFGEDKSFEKRNYPPGQHGMAKRRGKKSEYAVQLMEKQKAKYTYGILEKQFRNLFEKAAASKGVTGEILLQLCEARLDNVVFRMGIAPSRRGARQIVSHRHITVNGEIVNIPSYHLKPGDKVAVREKSKSVEAIERSLANSSHVYEWITWNNDTKEGTFVSVPARLQIPENIKEQLIVELYNK encoded by the coding sequence ATGGCAAGATATACTGGTCCACAAACTAAAATTGCTCGTAAATTTGGCGAAGCAATCTTCGGAGAAGATAAATCCTTCGAAAAAAGAAATTATCCTCCTGGACAACACGGGATGGCTAAAAGAAGAGGAAAAAAATCTGAATATGCAGTTCAGTTAATGGAAAAGCAAAAAGCTAAGTACACTTACGGAATTTTAGAAAAACAATTCAGAAACTTATTCGAAAAAGCAGCAGCTTCTAAAGGTGTAACAGGTGAAATCCTTTTGCAATTATGTGAAGCAAGATTAGATAATGTTGTATTCAGAATGGGAATTGCTCCATCAAGAAGAGGTGCAAGACAAATCGTTTCTCACAGACATATTACTGTTAATGGAGAAATCGTTAACATTCCATCATATCACTTAAAACCAGGAGATAAAGTAGCGGTTCGTGAAAAATCAAAATCTGTTGAAGCTATTGAGCGTTCATTAGCTAATTCAAGCCACGTATATGAGTGGATTACTTGGAACAACGATACTAAAGAAGGTACTTTTGTTTCAGTACCTGCAAGGTTGCAAATACCTGAAAACATCAAAGAACAATTAATCGTAGAGTTGTACAACAAATAA
- a CDS encoding DNA-directed RNA polymerase subunit alpha, with product MAIFNFQKPDKVIMIDSTDFEGKFEFRPLEPGYGLTVGNALRRVLLSALEGYALTSVRIEGVEHEFSTISGVVEDVTEIVLNLKQVRFKRQIEEIDNETVSISISGKDQITAGDFQKFISGFQVLNPELVICNLDSKVNLNMELTIEKGRGYVPAEENKKQNAAIGTIFIDSIYTPVKNVKYSIENFRVEQKTDYEKLVFEIKTDGSINPKDALTEAAKVLIHHFMLFSDERITLEADEIAQTESYDEESLHMRQLLKTKLVDMDLSVRALNCLKAAEVDTLGDLVSFNKNDLMKFRNFGKKSLTELDELVANKNLTFGMDLSKYKLDKE from the coding sequence ATGGCAATATTTAATTTTCAAAAACCCGATAAAGTTATCATGATCGATTCAACCGATTTTGAAGGCAAATTTGAATTTCGTCCTTTAGAACCTGGTTATGGATTGACTGTTGGTAATGCATTAAGAAGAGTTCTACTTTCTGCTTTAGAAGGTTATGCGTTAACTTCAGTTCGCATAGAAGGAGTAGAACATGAATTCTCAACTATTTCAGGAGTTGTTGAAGATGTAACAGAAATCGTTCTTAATCTTAAACAAGTACGTTTTAAACGTCAGATTGAAGAAATTGATAACGAAACTGTTTCTATTTCAATTTCTGGTAAAGATCAAATAACAGCTGGTGATTTTCAAAAATTTATTTCTGGATTTCAAGTATTAAACCCAGAGTTGGTTATTTGTAATCTTGATAGTAAAGTTAACTTAAACATGGAGTTGACTATCGAGAAAGGACGTGGATATGTTCCTGCCGAAGAAAATAAAAAACAAAATGCAGCGATTGGAACGATTTTTATTGACTCAATTTATACTCCTGTTAAAAATGTGAAATACTCTATTGAGAATTTCCGTGTAGAGCAAAAAACAGATTACGAAAAATTAGTTTTTGAAATTAAAACTGATGGTTCTATAAATCCTAAAGATGCTTTAACAGAAGCTGCAAAGGTTTTAATTCACCACTTTATGTTGTTCTCTGATGAGAGAATTACTTTAGAAGCTGATGAAATTGCTCAAACTGAGTCTTATGATGAAGAATCATTACACATGAGACAATTGCTTAAAACAAAATTAGTTGATATGGATTTATCCGTAAGAGCTCTAAACTGTTTGAAAGCTGCAGAAGTTGATACACTTGGAGATTTAGTTTCTTTCAATAAGAACGATCTTATGAAGTTCCGTAATTTTGGTAAAAAATCTCTAACAGAGTTAGATGAATTAGTTGCCAATAAGAATTTAACTTTCGGAATGGATTTAAGTAAATATAAATTAGATAAAGAATAA
- the rplQ gene encoding 50S ribosomal protein L17 — translation MRHGKKFNHLSRQTGHRKSMLANMACSLIEHKRIITTVAKAKALKQFVEPLVTKSKEDTTHNRRIVFAYLRNKYGVTELFREVAAKVGDRPGGYTRIIKMGNRLGDNADMAMIELVDFNELYNGGKKEEKKSKSRRGGKGKKAETIAPVAETPAPEAPETSSEETTDSAE, via the coding sequence ATGAGACACGGAAAAAAATTCAATCACTTAAGCAGACAGACTGGACATAGAAAATCTATGTTAGCTAATATGGCTTGTTCATTAATTGAGCACAAACGTATTATAACTACTGTTGCTAAAGCAAAAGCACTTAAACAATTTGTTGAGCCATTGGTAACTAAATCAAAAGAAGATACTACTCACAATCGTCGAATAGTGTTTGCTTACCTTAGAAATAAATATGGTGTAACAGAACTTTTTAGAGAAGTTGCAGCAAAAGTTGGTGATCGTCCAGGAGGTTATACTCGTATAATTAAAATGGGAAATCGTTTGGGAGATAATGCTGATATGGCAATGATCGAACTTGTAGATTTTAACGAATTGTATAACGGAGGTAAAAAAGAAGAGAAAAAATCAAAAAGCCGTCGTGGTGGAAAAGGTAAAAAAGCAGAAACAATTGCTCCAGTTGCCGAAACTCCAGCGCCAGAAGCACCAGAAACTTCTTCTGAAGAAACTACAGATAGCGCAGAATAA
- the carA gene encoding glutamine-hydrolyzing carbamoyl-phosphate synthase small subunit translates to MHYTTRKKALILLADGTIFYGKSIGISGKTFGEVCFNTGMTGYQEIFTDPSYFGQIMVATNPHIGNYGVNAEETEADKIMISGLVCKNFSFTHSRPDSESNLYDYFEKQNLICISDVDTRALVSYIRDNGAQNAVICTDDTSIEELKKELSTIPDMKGLELASKVSTTEPYFFGNENAKFKISALDLGIKRNILRNLAKRDCYIKVFPFNASFEDMKSFSPDGYFLSNGPGDPEPLENAQKVAKQIIDNNLPLFGICLGHQVIGLANGISTYKMFNGHRGINHPVMNMLTGKGEITSQNHGFAVNREELENHPDLEITHYHLNDNTVAGMRMKSKNCFSVQYHPEASPGPHDSSYLFDDFITNIKKSKSIEMV, encoded by the coding sequence ATGCATTACACAACAAGAAAAAAAGCACTTATTTTATTAGCTGATGGAACAATTTTTTATGGAAAATCCATCGGTATTTCAGGGAAAACATTCGGAGAAGTTTGTTTTAATACCGGAATGACAGGTTATCAAGAAATTTTTACTGACCCGTCATACTTTGGACAAATTATGGTGGCTACAAATCCTCATATTGGTAATTATGGAGTTAATGCTGAAGAAACTGAAGCAGATAAAATCATGATTTCTGGGTTGGTTTGTAAAAACTTTAGTTTTACTCATTCGCGTCCTGATTCAGAAAGTAATTTATATGATTATTTCGAAAAACAAAACTTGATTTGTATTTCAGATGTCGATACAAGAGCTTTAGTTAGCTACATCAGAGATAATGGTGCGCAAAATGCTGTTATATGTACTGACGACACTTCAATAGAGGAATTAAAGAAAGAACTATCTACTATTCCTGATATGAAAGGTTTAGAATTGGCCTCAAAAGTTTCAACTACTGAACCTTATTTCTTTGGAAATGAAAACGCAAAATTCAAAATATCTGCATTAGATTTAGGTATTAAAAGAAATATTCTTCGAAATCTAGCAAAAAGAGATTGTTATATAAAAGTTTTTCCTTTCAATGCATCTTTTGAAGATATGAAATCTTTCAGTCCTGATGGATATTTTTTGTCAAATGGTCCTGGTGATCCAGAACCTTTAGAAAATGCTCAAAAGGTAGCCAAACAAATTATTGATAATAATTTACCACTTTTTGGAATTTGTCTTGGTCACCAAGTTATAGGTTTGGCCAATGGAATTTCAACTTATAAAATGTTTAACGGACATAGAGGAATAAACCATCCTGTTATGAATATGCTAACGGGCAAAGGTGAAATAACTTCTCAAAATCATGGATTTGCTGTGAATAGAGAAGAACTGGAAAATCATCCAGATTTAGAGATTACTCATTATCATTTGAATGATAATACTGTAGCAGGAATGAGAATGAAATCTAAAAATTGTTTCTCTGTTCAGTATCATCCAGAAGCAAGTCCAGGTCCACATGATTCATCGTATCTTTTTGATGATTTTATTACAAATATCAAAAAAAGTAAGTCTATAGAAATGGTTTAA